The Gossypium hirsutum isolate 1008001.06 chromosome D07, Gossypium_hirsutum_v2.1, whole genome shotgun sequence genome includes the window ctAGAATCTGTTGAGGATTTGTATGACCAAAAATGAAAAGATTTCTGCAAAGAACAGATGTGAAAGGGATGGGCTATATCTCGATAATATAATAAGCCACTAGAGGCTACCCTTTATGGCATGATTAAAACTATGACCCAACCATTCCATACATAGAATAAAAAGGTATAGCAAAAGTAGACATCCCTAACAAATATCCCTTGTGGGCTTGAACTTCTGCATTGGAGCTCCGTTCCATAGCACTTGCATGGTAGAATTCATAATAGTAGACATTATAACATTAATAAGCATATTAGGAATACTTGCAGCCCAAAGAGAATCATCAGTAAACTCTCACTGGACTTTGTCATATGCTTTTTCCAGATCAATTTTAACTGACTTCCAATTCCTGTTCCTATATTTAATCTGCATCGAATGTATAACCTCCTAGGCAATTAGGATATTATTCGTAATGTTACGTCCTGTAATAAAGTCTGTCTGTTCCTGGCCAATGATATTGGGAAAACTATTTTAAAACGTTTAGCAATgacttttattatcattttatacaTCACAGAACACAAACTAATTAGACGGAATGGAAAAAAGTTCTCAGAATTAGGGACTTTAGGAATGAGAACTAACAACGTGTTATTCAACCCAGGCTCAATAATCTTATAAGAAAAATACCTATTTCACCCATACATAAATCTTTAAACCAATTAAATCCCACTGTTTCTAGAAAAAAATGCCTGGAAGCCATCACCCCCTGAAGCCTTCAACGGTACCATATCGAAAAGGGCTTTTTTGATCTCATCATTTGACACATCCTTTCCTAAAAATTGAGAATCACAATTATCCAGATTAGGGAAAGAGTTAGGAGGTAGCATACCCATGGGTCCAGGTTGGTCGCCATACAACTTCTGAAAGATATTAATAGCTTCGAGTTGAAGAGCTTCATCATCATAGATCCAAAAACCATCTTCACTTTTCAGAGCAATAATGCAGTTATATTTCCTTCTTCGTAGggtatgaaaatgaaaaaaacttAGTATTACGGTCCCCCAAATTTAACCACTCACATCTAGATTTTTGTTTCCAAAAAAGTTCCTCATAGTAGAGGACATTTTCCAACTCTTCATGGGTTTCCATCTCTGACTGTATGAGTGAACTAGAATTAGAAATCTCTAGCTTCCTTTGTAAACTAGAGAGTTTGTTCACCAAATGTTTTTTGCAAGTACCTAAATAACCACAAATTGTTCTATTCTAGTTCTTGAGTCCTACAGAAAGATTAGAAAGAAAGTCTGCCAAATTTCCATGAAACCCCCATTGATCCTTAACAAAACTTGAAAACCTCAGATGCTCCAACCATTCAGCTAGAAATCTCAATGGATGATCCTTGGAAATTCTAAGCTCTGGTTTCATTGAAAGAAGAAGCGGTCTGTGATCAGATTTAAGTGTTGGGAGATGAGTAACTACCGTGTTAGGAAAATCGTTAAGCCAAGCTTCATTTCCAATAGCCCAATCTAATCCCTCAAAAATCCCCCCATTGTGCCAAGTAAAGGAAGGACCACAAAAACCCAAATCATGCAAAGCCGTAACATCCATAAATTCCCCAAATAGAGAACACCTCACACCTCTGACCTGTCTACCTTTCTTCTcattattagataaaatgacaTTAACGTCCCCAAAGCTAACCAAGGAATCCCTCTTAATGGAATAGTAGTATATAAACCTTCCAAAAGCATTTTCCGTTTCTGTCTATTAGGACTACTATACACAAAAGCAATAAAGATAAAGTATTATTGAGAGCTGCCGAAAACCctaaccaaaataaattggagGTGGTTATGAATCACCTTAACCTGAACCGAATCTTTCCAACCAATCCAAATTCTTCTTGAAAATCCAACAGCTTCTACACGATGAGAAAACTGAAAGCGCCTAATTTAGAAATAATGTTATCAGCTTTTATGCCACTAATTCTTGTTTCTAGAAGGCTGATAATGAAAATTAAAGTACACTTCATAAGTACTAGAAAAATTATAtcttaccaaaaaatatatatctttAGAATTCAATGTTGGGATTTAGTTGTTTGCGTAGTTGTTTGATtattaatatttgtaattttttgaaaaaattgattaataaaatttcaatgtTTAAATTATTGTCCTTTGATGTACTAGTTTTCAATGGTTTTTGCacgaaaataaaaatgtataagtaaATATTGGCTTACTGATAACCTAACTTTTAACTAATATCAAGTTGCATCATGTGGTTGGATCGTGATgcgaaaagacaacttatattagtaagtAACATAGTTTGTagtttgaataataaaaattgagaaaattaattcAAGAGACTATTATGTTGTCAGTCAAGTCCAATTGGATAAATACTTTGTCTTGGGTAGGAGTGTAAATGAGATATTGGTGCTCGCAAGCTACTCGAGTTAGACTCGAAAAAATTCAAGCTCGATTCAGTAATTATCGAGCCAGCTAGAGCAACTTGAGTTATCGGTCAAACTGAATTCAAGCTTAGTAATACTTGACTCGAACAACTCACAAGCCTTATCaagcttttcatttttttatattattaaattacatttttgctcttaatatatattattaaccttaaGCTTAATTATTAAGTTGAGCTCGAACATGACAATATTTGGGCTCGGCTCAACTCAATTAAACCCTTAGTATTGGGTATCAAAATAGATGACTCCTAGAAAGATTGAGACATAGGTGTGATTATTTGGATTGACAATACATTGGATATgacccaagttgaatttatcttagatccatttatagatttattcacttgacatTTATGTTTTGACTTACCTCAATCTAGACTTTGGATGTATTGTCACAAATAGTAATtaatacatgtttattttaaatattaattttttattctttaacttAATTATAATTCAAACTATACAGATTCAACCCAGTAGTGGACACCCTGATTTCGACAAAAAATATTAagcatttatattattttctttttactttctcAATCATAATATTTCTGAaacattacaattttttttacaaaattaaaaaaaattaattaatacacAGAATTAAATTCATACATAGCAAAATATAACAAACTTATAAATTGAGTTGATGAAATTTAATTCTTAGTATCATCTCGATTAGTACatgttatttttttcataaactAATATCAgaatagtttaaatttttttaaattaaaataaaattcaattctaTCTCAAATCTATATCACAATTTGACTCATTTCTGGGCGTAGATTAATTTTCTTTAACTACATACAGATGATGATGATTCGTAGATTACTAAATAGAAAAAAAGGGAAGTAGTTAAAGAGTTCCAAtcaaatgaaaaaggaaaaagaaacaacCCTAACACACTTGATTATGCTTCAAATACAATTTGTCGATGACGAAGAGTTTGAGAATCATTGAATAAATCATGACATCTCCTAATTCTAGAATTTAAATACTTTGATCAAGTGTTGGCTTTATCACTTTTCAACCAAAACTTTCTAAAATTACAACTGAACGAATCCATTTCATGATCATGCTTTGGCTGTTGAATCACACGTGAGATTCCAGCAACTGTTAATATAGTAATGATTGGGTCATGTGTGAGTCCAACACTAAATGAGTAGAATGTTACTCTAACCATGTTTTTTATACACTATCAAAGGTAGAATGAAATAATACGATGTGAACTCGTGTTAATAAATATATGATATTGTATAGAAGTTTTCTTACCTTTGATGATGTAAAGGGTATGAAAAGTGACACTTATCCCAAAGTTCAATGTTGAGAATAAGATTATCCCTTTCTCCCAAAAGTTACAGATTACCATTACCCTACAAGTATGATAGAAAACTGACAACGAAGATTAAATAAGCAGGTACTTTTACACTCTTATCTTATAGGTAAGAATTCCAACAATAAAGATAATAGATCCAAATGATTATCACGAGGGACCTCAAGGAATTTTGAGTGCACTATCTGATGATATGAACAAGGACCACCATCCCACATGCATATTTTTACACAAAAGATTTCCCTCCACAACCCCCAAAAGTTGTATTCTTTACATTGCTTTTAGCTTTTGGAATTTGTAACCATCCATGGAAACCAAACCTTTTTTTCCTCATAATTTCCTTGTGCAAAAAATTCAGAAATACGAAGTAACTATATATATGTGCGCGCGTGTGTGTGTATTTTATGCTTGGAGTTGGTGTAATAGTTATGTTTTGGATGTAAATTATGGAGCAATAGGAGTAGTGGGAAGCAGTGAATAGTGTGTAGTCTGCCAATGTCCACCCTATAGTCTCTTCTGATTGTCTTCTTCTTCTATCTTCTGTATTTGAAATCTAGCCTCACCTTTTAGCTCTGAAATTCCACCTTCTGCAACACCCCAAAAAAGCTAGTCCAGAAATGAACCCCACATGGTTAAAGTTGTAAACTATTCGAAAATGGCCCCCAACCCAAGCTATCCACTTCCATGCAATATGCACAAACGAATTGTATTTAAAAGATACCACTCTCTGGCATGTTTTAAACAAAAGGGTACATTCTGAAAGCTACACTTCAgctttatcaaatttatatatacatttacataaTCTTTTTCCATTTTATTATGTATGAGTCTACATAAGAGAGGATTTCCCTGTCTTTTCAGCTCCATTTGTGTTCATCTTTATCTTTCACTAATAGAAGAACAATGCAAGTTCTGGTCGGGAAACTGTTCCCTTTCACCATTTTTATATGTCTTATGAACATAATTGTTCTGCCATTAGTCAGCTCGTCATCTCAACAACATGTGAAGTCCATTGACAGCATTGCAGATAAAAAAGACGGCATTCATAAGGTACCGGATTCATGTTCTTCACTTAGCATCTTATTATGAGTAATTGAGTTCAAATATATTGCTTTCAGTTTACAAATCAAGAAGCTTGAGAATATTTTGTTCCTGGTTTTGGTTTCTTATTAAACAGGTGAGTCATAAACTGATGTTTGAGATTAGACTACATGGATTCCTCCTTTGGGCATCAATAGGGTTTTTAATGCCTGTTGGGATACTTGCTATTCGAATGTCAAATAGACAAGAATGTGGAACAAGGCTTAAGATTCTTTTCTATGTTCATGTAGTTTCACAGGCAAGTTCATCTTTACTGTTACTGTAACAtcaatgctatatatatatatattatgaatgctTGAGAAGCAAGAAGAGCGTAATGATTTTATAAACAAAAGTCGATCAGCAACTCATAGAATCTTCAACCAGATGTTCCATTGTAATATAATAATAGGTTGGTTAGATATCTTAAGACTTAAGTGAAGAAGGCACATTAAACAAATAGTTTGAGAATGATTAATAGTGATTTTTACTACAAGACGTGATTCTTAAAAGTATCTTTTATTCATGCATTGAGCagttaatttttggttcagcagaTCCTTTCTCTACTTATTTCAACAGCTGGGGCAGTCATGTCTGTCAAAAACTTCAATAATTCCTTCAACAATCATCATCAAAGACTAGGGTTAGCTTTATATGGTATCATAT containing:
- the LOC107954853 gene encoding cytochrome b561 domain-containing protein At2g30890 — translated: MQVLVGKLFPFTIFICLMNIIVLPLVSSSSQQHVKSIDSIADKKDGIHKVSHKLMFEIRLHGFLLWASIGFLMPVGILAIRMSNRQECGTRLKILFYVHVVSQILSLLISTAGAVMSVKNFNNSFNNHHQRLGLALYGIIWLQALTGVLRPCRGSKGRSGWFFAHWLLGTAISILGIINIYTGLRAYHEKTSRSIKPWTIVLTAEISLIAFVYLFQDKWLYIQKQGLILGDESVTPKQQDSSSTEKQKESSSEKC